One part of the Acetoanaerobium sticklandii genome encodes these proteins:
- a CDS encoding ATP-binding protein: MKDQIFNKILYEYQLKRDKAQKQHEQNISVLHSRFPELAKLDDEIYELNLRLSKLAITGESDKMPEIKSAIDEKIAQKHKLLDLHGITPQMLKVHHDCQLCKDTGFIEKNGLYEKCTCLVNRLIQEAYKNSNITDKIENENFSNFDISLFDDNITNEAKSPKENMKFLKQISYDFIENFGNKDQKSLLFYGPPGLGKTFLCTSIAKALMDNSKTVLYYSSSELFNRLSDYTFSRETFLKTSSKEIHDLIMDTQLLIIDDLGSEMTNSFVINQLFNILNLREMHARKLIISTNLTPKELNEVYGDRIFSRMVMHFDFYKFYGSDIRWKL, translated from the coding sequence ATGAAGGATCAGATTTTTAACAAAATACTATATGAATATCAGCTAAAAAGAGATAAAGCTCAAAAACAGCATGAGCAAAATATATCTGTACTTCATAGTAGATTTCCTGAGCTTGCAAAGCTAGATGATGAAATTTACGAGCTAAACTTAAGACTGTCAAAGCTAGCTATAACAGGTGAAAGCGATAAGATGCCTGAGATAAAATCAGCTATAGATGAAAAAATAGCGCAAAAGCATAAGCTTCTGGATTTACATGGGATTACTCCTCAAATGCTCAAGGTTCACCACGATTGCCAGCTATGTAAGGACACCGGTTTTATAGAAAAAAACGGGCTATATGAAAAATGTACCTGCTTAGTTAACCGGCTGATACAAGAGGCTTATAAAAACTCAAATATCACAGATAAAATAGAAAATGAAAACTTCAGTAACTTCGATATAAGCCTTTTTGATGATAATATTACAAATGAAGCTAAATCTCCAAAAGAAAATATGAAGTTTCTTAAGCAAATATCCTATGATTTTATTGAGAATTTTGGAAACAAGGACCAAAAGAGCCTTTTATTTTATGGACCTCCAGGACTTGGAAAAACTTTTTTATGTACCTCTATTGCCAAAGCTCTCATGGACAATAGCAAAACAGTGCTTTACTACAGCTCCTCTGAGCTATTTAACCGGTTATCAGACTATACCTTTTCACGTGAAACCTTCTTAAAAACTAGCTCCAAGGAAATTCACGATCTAATCATGGATACTCAGCTTCTAATAATCGATGACCTAGGCTCTGAAATGACAAATAGCTTTGTAATAAACCAGTTGTTTAATATCTTAAACCTTCGAGAAATGCACGCTAGAAAGCTTATAATATCAACTAATCTGACTCCAAAGGAATTAAACGAGGTCTATGGAGACAGAATATTTTCAAGAATGGTTATGCATTTTGATTTTTATAAGTTCTACGGTAGTGATATAAGGTGGAAGCTTTAG
- the pnpS gene encoding two-component system histidine kinase PnpS, with the protein MFKSIRYKLIILYFLLVFIAMLIVGVFITDQFEKYHLNIVKDNLTYTANNVVRTMIKDVDLIENKDDIQENLIKSTISLGYEISIIEGDSYNIIASTNLDFVDKNAMDVLEKSVILSSLNNRVTEKDIQSENTDSYRIKHMAFSYKEDQSDNLDYIIYGRASLDSVYRTLSNSTVILLRATVIALLVTIVLGYLMAGSITVPINQLTMKALKMAKGDFRQRVTVKSDDEIGQLGSMFNYLTEKLDTTLLEISSEKSKLNAIIKHMEDGLVAIDGKGQIIHYNPSFLSMLNLREKDLTDKSYDKIIDDYSKDLEYGAILQKSISNSSENIIFENNKKRILKASPALFRDEAGRISGAIVVFQDITESQRLEDMRREFVANVSHELKTPITTIKSYSETLLCGALEDKELSKNFVEVIENEADRMSSLVKDLLQLSHMDYEKVVWEMHHLDLREIVTDSVRKLEVHFQNKNQKLNMKISDEAVPIYADRGKIQQVIINLLTNAIKYTPENGNIRISAQVVDKNAIFQIQDSGIGIPKEDIKRIFERFYRVDKGRSRAQGGTGLGLSIAHNIIKQHKGSIKVSSELEKGSIFTVYFPVDNSVDIL; encoded by the coding sequence TTGTTTAAAAGTATACGCTATAAACTGATAATACTTTATTTTTTGCTGGTTTTTATCGCCATGCTGATAGTAGGTGTGTTTATAACCGACCAGTTTGAGAAATACCATCTCAATATAGTAAAGGACAATCTAACCTATACAGCAAACAACGTCGTAAGGACTATGATAAAAGATGTAGACCTCATAGAAAATAAAGATGATATCCAGGAAAACCTCATAAAAAGTACTATATCCTTAGGATATGAAATATCTATCATTGAGGGAGACTCATATAACATCATAGCATCAACTAATCTCGATTTTGTGGATAAGAATGCAATGGATGTACTTGAAAAATCAGTTATTTTATCGAGCCTAAACAACAGGGTAACTGAAAAAGATATCCAAAGTGAAAACACGGATTCATATAGAATAAAGCATATGGCTTTTTCCTACAAAGAGGACCAATCTGACAATCTGGATTATATAATTTATGGAAGAGCAAGCTTAGACAGTGTTTATAGGACACTGTCTAATTCTACTGTCATTTTACTTAGAGCTACTGTTATAGCGCTTCTTGTAACTATAGTTTTAGGATACTTGATGGCAGGTTCTATTACTGTACCTATAAATCAGCTTACTATGAAAGCTCTAAAAATGGCTAAAGGAGACTTTAGGCAAAGAGTTACAGTTAAATCAGATGACGAGATAGGTCAGCTAGGAAGCATGTTTAACTATCTTACTGAAAAGCTAGATACAACTTTGCTGGAAATATCCTCTGAAAAGAGCAAGCTAAATGCCATAATAAAGCATATGGAGGATGGCCTAGTTGCCATAGATGGAAAAGGCCAAATAATCCACTACAACCCTAGCTTTCTATCTATGCTAAACCTTAGGGAAAAAGACCTTACAGACAAAAGTTACGATAAAATAATAGATGATTATTCAAAGGATTTGGAGTATGGAGCCATACTTCAAAAAAGCATATCAAATAGCAGTGAAAACATAATATTTGAAAACAATAAAAAAAGAATTCTAAAGGCATCGCCAGCACTTTTTAGAGATGAGGCAGGAAGAATATCTGGAGCTATAGTAGTTTTTCAGGATATAACTGAAAGTCAAAGACTAGAGGATATGAGAAGAGAATTTGTGGCAAATGTATCTCATGAGCTAAAAACTCCTATAACAACAATAAAAAGCTACTCTGAAACCTTGTTATGTGGAGCTCTAGAAGATAAGGAGCTATCCAAGAACTTTGTAGAGGTAATTGAAAATGAAGCAGATAGGATGTCCTCACTGGTTAAGGACTTGCTTCAGCTATCCCATATGGATTATGAGAAGGTAGTATGGGAGATGCATCATTTGGATTTAAGAGAGATAGTTACTGATTCTGTTAGAAAGCTAGAAGTTCATTTTCAAAATAAAAACCAGAAACTCAACATGAAAATTTCTGATGAAGCTGTGCCTATATATGCAGATAGGGGTAAAATTCAGCAGGTAATTATTAACTTGCTTACAAATGCAATAAAATACACGCCTGAAAATGGAAATATAAGAATTAGCGCACAGGTTGTGGATAAAAATGCCATTTTTCAAATCCAGGATAGTGGAATTGGAATTCCAAAAGAAGATATAAAGAGAATATTTGAAAGATTTTATAGAGTTGATAAAGGAAGGTCAAGAGCTCAAGGCGGGACAGGGCTTGGCTTGTCTATAGCTCATAACATAATTAAGCAACATAAGGGCAGTATTAAGGTATCGAGTGAGCTAGAAAAAGGCAGTATTTTTACTGTTTACTTCCCTGTGGATAATTCTGTGGATATCTTGTAA
- the yycF gene encoding response regulator YycF, with the protein MKNRVLIAEDEKPISDIIKFNLEKEGYEIITAYDGEDALKKALNEELELIILDIMLPSMDGFEICKRVREKSSVPIIMVTAKEEEVDKILGLELGADDYITKPFSIRELVARVKANVRRQEMNINADQQEKEIIKNKDLSIDLMKYEVKKGSTSIDLTVREFELLKFLAKQKDQVFSREQLLERVWGYEYYGDIRTVDVTVRRLREKVEDDSSNPTYIMTKRGVGYYFKGE; encoded by the coding sequence ATGAAAAATAGAGTGCTTATTGCAGAGGACGAGAAACCTATATCCGATATAATAAAATTTAATTTGGAAAAAGAAGGCTATGAAATAATAACAGCCTATGACGGTGAGGATGCTCTTAAGAAAGCATTAAATGAAGAGCTAGAGCTTATCATCTTAGATATTATGCTGCCTTCTATGGATGGATTTGAGATTTGCAAAAGAGTTAGAGAAAAATCTTCAGTGCCTATAATTATGGTTACGGCAAAAGAAGAAGAGGTAGATAAAATTTTAGGACTAGAGCTAGGGGCTGATGATTATATCACCAAGCCATTTAGCATAAGAGAGCTAGTTGCAAGAGTAAAAGCTAATGTTAGAAGACAAGAGATGAACATAAATGCTGACCAGCAGGAAAAAGAGATAATTAAAAACAAGGATTTAAGCATAGATCTTATGAAGTATGAAGTTAAAAAAGGTTCAACTAGCATTGATTTAACTGTTAGAGAATTTGAACTGCTGAAGTTTTTGGCAAAGCAAAAAGACCAAGTTTTCTCTAGAGAGCAGCTTTTAGAAAGAGTATGGGGTTATGAATACTATGGAGATATTCGTACAGTTGACGTTACAGTTAGAAGGCTAAGAGAAAAGGTTGAGGACGATTCTTCAAATCCTACCTATATCATGACTAAACGCGGCGTTGGATATTATTTTAAAGGAGAGTAA
- a CDS encoding DnaD domain protein, which translates to MFFQETKNLQLADIDVPAIFFEQILPVIDGKFAKIYLYAYYLLVSSKENEMMDNQSFANKLKLSLEEVLEAWDFLESCGVIKKHSSDNALAWDFSIEFIDLKNLYLNKSNLKTTVSTDELILLSKNENLKGMFDKIEGILKRILSYNELRTINEFMKEYNVSTDLVIEAFSFSASIKKVKTVAGSLSVLRTWYLDGVRTKEDLEQHLENRHKRYFTYRKILSLLGEYRLPTKAEEKLMDTWVDNMNFSMEVIEKAFEKSLAIKNPNLNYVNGILKNWHEKLVKRGSSPHVKPEITALEHRTKLMEAIKLENRIITDSEDKMLHYLYTAFPLDICLSAVEHLKSVNALLSIESLFTFLNSPSQIANESSSETIKLAEKADGISLSEIQDIIDEKPARQVSKTRPTKTSTLVNSKLNNEELEAKLMKKRQK; encoded by the coding sequence ATGTTTTTTCAAGAAACAAAAAATCTACAACTGGCTGACATAGATGTTCCAGCTATTTTCTTTGAGCAAATTCTGCCTGTCATAGATGGAAAATTTGCCAAAATATATCTATATGCATATTATTTATTAGTTTCTTCTAAAGAAAATGAAATGATGGATAATCAAAGCTTTGCAAATAAATTGAAGCTATCCCTAGAAGAGGTATTAGAGGCTTGGGATTTTTTAGAAAGCTGTGGAGTAATAAAAAAGCATAGCTCTGACAACGCCTTGGCTTGGGATTTTAGCATAGAGTTTATCGACTTAAAAAACCTTTATCTTAATAAATCAAATCTCAAAACTACAGTAAGCACAGACGAGCTTATTCTATTATCAAAAAATGAAAATCTAAAAGGCATGTTTGATAAAATAGAGGGAATCCTAAAAAGAATACTAAGCTACAACGAGCTTAGAACTATAAACGAGTTCATGAAGGAATACAACGTATCTACTGATTTAGTCATAGAGGCTTTTTCCTTTTCTGCCAGTATAAAAAAAGTAAAAACTGTAGCTGGCTCCTTGTCTGTTCTTAGAACCTGGTATCTAGATGGTGTAAGAACCAAGGAAGACTTAGAACAACATCTTGAAAATAGACATAAAAGGTACTTTACTTACCGCAAAATCCTATCTCTTCTTGGTGAGTACAGACTTCCTACAAAAGCAGAGGAAAAGCTCATGGATACTTGGGTTGACAATATGAACTTCTCTATGGAGGTAATTGAAAAAGCTTTTGAAAAATCTCTAGCAATTAAAAATCCAAACTTAAACTATGTAAATGGTATCCTTAAAAATTGGCATGAGAAGCTCGTAAAAAGAGGCTCTTCTCCTCATGTAAAGCCTGAAATAACAGCTTTAGAACATAGAACTAAGCTTATGGAGGCTATTAAATTAGAAAATAGAATCATAACTGACAGCGAGGATAAAATGCTTCACTACCTGTATACAGCTTTTCCTTTAGATATCTGTCTTAGTGCTGTAGAGCATTTGAAATCCGTTAATGCGCTGCTTAGTATAGAAAGTCTTTTTACATTTTTAAATAGCCCTAGCCAAATTGCAAACGAATCCAGCTCAGAAACTATAAAGTTAGCTGAAAAAGCAGATGGAATCAGTTTAAGTGAAATTCAAGATATAATAGATGAAAAACCAGCAAGGCAAGTATCAAAGACTAGACCTACTAAAACCTCTACTCTTGTAAACTCAAAGCTCAATAACGAGGAACTAGAAGCGAAGCTAATGAAAAAAAGGCAAAAATAA